The following are from one region of the Streptomyces rubrogriseus genome:
- the glgC gene encoding glucose-1-phosphate adenylyltransferase, with the protein MRRGGPSVLGIVLAGGEGKRLMPLTADRAKPAVTFGGTYRLVDFVLSNLVNGDILRICVLTQYKSHSLDRHITTTWRMSSLLGNYVTPVPAQQRLGPRWFLGSADAILQSLNLVHDEQPEYVAVFGADHVYRMDPRQMLAQHIESGAGVTVAGIRVPRAESPSFGVITPGSDGQTVTGFLEKPADPPGLADDPGCVFASMGNYVFTTKALVEALQRDAEDENSVHDMGGSILPQLTDRGEAALYDFSANHVPGETTRDQGYWRDVGTLDAYYDAHMDLIAERPAFNLYNRDWPVYTHSTQLSPARFNAGGIASESIISAGCLIRGQVTRSVLSPGVLVDPGAVVQGSVLHDNVHIGRGAVVRGAVLDKNVQVPPGATIGVNPQRDGELYTVSKGGVIALGKGQRVP; encoded by the coding sequence ATGCGTCGTGGAGGTCCTTCGGTGCTCGGCATCGTGCTGGCGGGCGGAGAGGGCAAACGCCTGATGCCCCTGACCGCGGACCGCGCCAAACCCGCGGTCACCTTCGGCGGCACCTACCGCCTGGTCGACTTCGTGCTGTCCAACCTGGTCAACGGCGACATCCTGCGGATCTGTGTGCTCACGCAGTACAAGTCGCACTCCCTGGACCGGCACATCACCACCACCTGGCGGATGTCCAGCCTGCTCGGCAACTACGTCACACCCGTCCCCGCCCAGCAGCGCCTCGGCCCGCGCTGGTTCCTCGGCAGCGCCGACGCGATCCTGCAGTCCCTGAACCTGGTGCACGACGAACAGCCCGAGTACGTCGCGGTGTTCGGCGCCGACCACGTGTACCGGATGGACCCGCGCCAGATGCTCGCCCAGCACATCGAGTCCGGGGCGGGTGTCACGGTCGCCGGGATACGGGTCCCGCGCGCCGAGTCGCCGTCCTTCGGCGTGATCACGCCGGGCTCGGACGGGCAGACCGTCACCGGATTCCTGGAGAAGCCCGCCGATCCTCCCGGTCTGGCCGACGACCCCGGGTGCGTCTTCGCCTCGATGGGCAACTACGTCTTCACCACCAAGGCCCTCGTCGAGGCGCTGCAGCGGGACGCCGAGGACGAGAACTCCGTGCACGACATGGGCGGTTCGATCCTGCCCCAGCTCACCGACCGGGGCGAGGCCGCGCTGTACGACTTCAGCGCCAACCACGTCCCGGGGGAGACCACCCGCGACCAGGGGTACTGGCGGGACGTGGGCACGCTGGACGCCTACTACGACGCCCACATGGACCTGATCGCCGAGCGGCCCGCGTTCAACCTCTACAACCGGGACTGGCCGGTCTACACCCACTCCACGCAGCTCTCGCCGGCCCGCTTCAACGCCGGGGGCATCGCCAGCGAGTCGATCATCAGCGCGGGCTGCCTGATCCGCGGGCAGGTCACCCGGTCCGTGCTCTCCCCGGGGGTGCTGGTCGACCCGGGCGCGGTCGTGCAGGGCTCGGTGCTGCACGACAACGTGCACATCGGCCGGGGCGCGGTGGTGCGCGGGGCGGTCCTCGACAAGAACGTGCAGGTGCCGCCGGGCGCGACGATCGGCGTCAACCCGCAGCGGGACGGGGAGTTGTACACCGTCTCCAAGGGCGGCGTGATCGCGCTGGGCAAGGGGCAGCGGGTGCCGTGA
- a CDS encoding PA14 domain-containing protein: MRTKRLRDKLALLLAAALGVAGLAAVPAANAADTDDAAEIHGLKGEYYTQSAPGAFDFHELKATGFDPQVDFNTLEPRLAFATGQSDDVSVRWTGKLVPEETGAHTFSIIGDNGFRLWVGGQLAIDHWVDDWDREQTAQPIELTAGQSYDIKLEYFEHYGGSNLHLRWTEPGGSKEAIPQSAFRLPDGFDYNGATATTVQSTGRTLKLDFASPLAAPPAGLTDHLEAVIGGATWPLGETKLDPADPSTLLVALDQPVVGNKNGDAPGTADVRYDGEGGLTDTEGNVVNAFWSSGGNESTYELRTDWADEVGPDNALPEYPRPQLTRDDWQNLNGRWQFAAAEAGEQPPVGKNLKERILVPYPVESQLSGIQRHEDRMWYRRTFTVPRDWHIGSAQRLKLNFGAVDWQSEVYVNGTKVADHKGGYDKFSADVTDALKPGRTQELIVGVYDPTDAANGENPPLGKQRLDPSGIWYTPSSGIWQTVWMEPVARDHVDSLKLTPHVDGAASTLTVEPKGVRDGVRVRATAYAGHRKVATVSGRTGEPLTLKIRDPRLWSPDDPFLYDLKVTVGHDRVESYFGMRSIAVEKVNGVPRTMLNGKPTFLMATLDQGFWPDGLHTAPTDEALAYDLRLHKQLGFNSVRKHIKVEPDRWFYWADRLGLMVWQDMPAMTAGKNPSTAARAEYEREMKEMIDEHVSHPSIVMWVTFNEGWGQYDIGRVAAQAKAWDPTRLVNNQSGLNLGADGGAGDIMDEHGYPSPALPPSPDGERALVTGEYGGLGLAVPGHAWSVQQSYVDVDPQTYTDDYLTKLDEVRALVCRGSNGAVYTQISDVEGELNGLTTYDRKVLKPDVERVRAAQEALIHDASRPTPAGCTA; this comes from the coding sequence GTGCGCACCAAACGACTCAGAGACAAACTCGCCCTGTTGCTGGCCGCCGCGCTCGGCGTCGCGGGACTCGCCGCCGTGCCGGCCGCCAACGCGGCCGACACCGACGACGCCGCGGAGATCCACGGCCTGAAGGGCGAGTACTACACCCAGTCCGCCCCTGGCGCCTTCGACTTCCACGAGCTCAAGGCCACCGGCTTCGACCCGCAGGTCGACTTCAACACCCTCGAACCGCGACTCGCCTTCGCCACCGGGCAGTCGGACGACGTGAGCGTCCGCTGGACCGGCAAGCTCGTCCCGGAGGAGACCGGCGCCCACACCTTCTCGATCATCGGCGACAACGGCTTCCGCCTCTGGGTCGGCGGACAGCTCGCCATCGACCACTGGGTCGACGACTGGGACCGCGAACAGACCGCCCAGCCCATCGAGCTGACGGCCGGCCAGTCCTACGACATCAAGCTGGAGTACTTCGAGCACTACGGCGGCTCCAACCTCCATCTGCGCTGGACCGAGCCCGGCGGCAGCAAGGAGGCGATCCCGCAGTCGGCGTTCCGCCTGCCCGACGGCTTCGACTACAACGGCGCGACGGCGACCACCGTCCAATCCACCGGCCGCACCCTCAAGCTCGACTTCGCGAGCCCCCTCGCCGCACCCCCGGCCGGTCTCACCGACCACCTCGAAGCGGTGATCGGCGGCGCCACGTGGCCGCTCGGCGAGACCAAGCTGGACCCCGCCGACCCGAGCACCCTGCTCGTCGCCCTCGACCAGCCCGTCGTCGGCAACAAGAACGGCGACGCGCCCGGCACCGCCGACGTCCGCTACGACGGCGAAGGCGGCCTCACCGACACCGAAGGCAACGTTGTCAACGCCTTCTGGAGCAGCGGTGGCAACGAGTCCACCTACGAGCTGCGCACCGACTGGGCCGACGAGGTCGGGCCGGACAACGCCCTGCCTGAGTACCCGCGCCCGCAGCTCACGCGCGACGACTGGCAGAACCTCAACGGCCGCTGGCAGTTCGCCGCCGCCGAGGCGGGCGAGCAGCCGCCGGTCGGCAAGAACCTCAAGGAGCGCATCCTCGTCCCGTACCCGGTGGAGTCCCAGCTCTCCGGCATCCAGCGGCACGAGGACCGCATGTGGTACCGCCGCACCTTCACCGTGCCCCGCGACTGGCACATCGGCTCCGCCCAGCGGCTGAAGCTGAACTTCGGCGCCGTCGACTGGCAGTCCGAGGTGTACGTCAACGGCACCAAGGTCGCCGACCACAAGGGCGGTTACGACAAGTTCAGCGCCGACGTCACCGACGCCCTCAAGCCCGGCCGCACCCAGGAGCTGATCGTCGGCGTCTACGACCCGACCGACGCCGCGAACGGCGAGAACCCGCCGCTCGGCAAGCAGCGCCTGGACCCGAGCGGCATCTGGTACACGCCCAGTTCCGGCATCTGGCAGACCGTCTGGATGGAGCCGGTCGCCCGGGACCACGTGGACTCCCTCAAGCTCACCCCGCACGTCGACGGCGCGGCGAGCACCCTCACAGTCGAGCCCAAGGGCGTGCGCGACGGCGTACGCGTCAGGGCCACGGCGTACGCCGGGCACCGCAAGGTCGCCACGGTCAGCGGCCGCACCGGTGAGCCGCTGACCCTGAAGATCCGCGACCCGCGCCTGTGGTCGCCCGACGACCCGTTCCTGTACGACCTGAAGGTCACCGTCGGACACGACCGGGTCGAGAGCTACTTCGGGATGCGCTCCATCGCCGTCGAGAAGGTCAACGGCGTCCCGCGCACCATGCTCAACGGGAAACCGACCTTCCTGATGGCCACCCTCGACCAGGGCTTCTGGCCCGACGGACTGCACACCGCGCCCACCGACGAGGCCCTCGCGTACGACCTCAGGCTGCACAAGCAGCTCGGCTTCAACTCGGTGCGCAAACACATCAAGGTCGAGCCCGACCGCTGGTTCTACTGGGCCGACAGGCTGGGCCTGATGGTGTGGCAGGACATGCCCGCGATGACCGCCGGGAAGAACCCGTCCACCGCAGCCCGCGCCGAGTACGAGCGGGAGATGAAGGAGATGATCGACGAACACGTCAGCCACCCGTCGATCGTCATGTGGGTCACCTTCAACGAGGGCTGGGGCCAGTACGACATCGGCCGCGTCGCCGCGCAGGCCAAGGCCTGGGACCCGACCCGGCTCGTCAACAACCAGTCGGGCCTGAACCTCGGGGCCGACGGCGGCGCCGGCGACATCATGGACGAGCACGGCTACCCGAGCCCCGCCCTGCCGCCCTCCCCGGACGGCGAACGCGCCCTGGTCACCGGCGAGTACGGCGGCCTCGGCCTCGCGGTGCCCGGACACGCCTGGTCCGTGCAGCAGTCGTACGTCGACGTCGACCCGCAGACGTACACGGACGACTACCTCACCAAGCTCGACGAGGTGCGGGCCCTGGTCTGCCGGGGCAGCAACGGCGCCGTCTACACCCAGATCTCGGACGTCGAGGGCGAGCTGAACGGCCTGACGACGTACGACCGCAAGGTGCTCAAGCCGGACGTCGAACGGGTCAGGGCCGCCCAGGAGGCACTCATCCACGACGCGTCCCGGCCGACCCCGGCGGGCTGCACCGCCTGA
- the glgA gene encoding glycogen synthase: protein MRVGLLTREFPPDVYGGAGVHVEFLARELARLVDLDVHSWGEGRTDGVLRHRPWSALDGANDALRTFSVDLAMTAALEGRELVHSHTWYANLGGHLAKLLHGVPHVVTAHSLEPLRPWKAEQLGGGYALSGWAERTAFEAADAVIAVSGAMREDILGCYPDLDASRVHVVHNGIDTRLYRPDHGTDVLDRVGLDRSRPYVLFVGRITRQKGVPHLLRAVRDIDPAAQVVLCAGAPDTPEIDQEFRDLFAGLSRAREGVHWIPRMLPRTEVIQLLTHAAVFVCPSVYEPLGIVNLEAMACGTPVVASRVGGIPEVVADGVTGVLVPREDGADDAFETGLARAVDSVLGDSAAARRMGEAGRRRAVEEFGWDAVARRTVRLYEEILKRA from the coding sequence GTGCGCGTGGGACTGCTGACCCGAGAGTTCCCGCCGGACGTCTACGGCGGCGCCGGAGTCCACGTCGAGTTCCTCGCCCGGGAGCTCGCCCGCCTCGTCGACCTGGACGTGCACAGCTGGGGCGAGGGCCGGACCGACGGCGTGCTGCGCCACCGCCCCTGGTCCGCGCTCGACGGCGCCAACGACGCGCTGCGCACCTTCTCCGTGGACCTCGCCATGACCGCCGCCCTCGAAGGGCGCGAACTGGTGCACTCCCACACCTGGTACGCCAACCTCGGCGGCCACCTCGCCAAGCTCCTGCACGGCGTCCCGCACGTGGTGACCGCCCACTCCCTGGAGCCCCTGCGCCCCTGGAAGGCAGAGCAGCTCGGCGGGGGCTACGCCCTGTCCGGCTGGGCCGAGCGCACCGCGTTCGAGGCGGCCGACGCGGTGATCGCCGTCTCCGGCGCCATGCGCGAGGACATCCTCGGCTGCTACCCGGACCTCGACGCCTCCCGGGTCCACGTCGTGCACAACGGCATCGACACCCGGCTCTACCGGCCCGACCACGGTACCGACGTGCTGGACAGGGTCGGCCTGGACCGCTCCCGCCCGTACGTCCTGTTCGTCGGCCGCATCACCCGTCAGAAGGGCGTGCCGCACCTGCTGCGCGCGGTCCGGGACATCGACCCCGCCGCGCAGGTCGTGCTGTGCGCGGGCGCCCCGGACACCCCCGAGATCGACCAGGAGTTCCGGGACCTCTTCGCCGGGCTGAGCCGCGCCCGCGAGGGCGTGCACTGGATCCCGCGCATGCTGCCGCGCACGGAAGTGATCCAGCTCCTGACGCACGCCGCCGTCTTCGTCTGCCCCTCCGTCTACGAGCCCCTCGGCATCGTCAACCTGGAGGCGATGGCCTGCGGCACCCCGGTGGTGGCCTCCCGGGTGGGCGGCATCCCCGAGGTCGTGGCCGACGGCGTGACGGGGGTACTCGTCCCGAGGGAGGACGGTGCGGACGACGCCTTCGAGACGGGTCTCGCGCGCGCCGTGGACTCCGTCCTCGGCGATTCGGCGGCCGCCCGGCGGATGGGCGAGGCGGGCCGGCGGCGCGCGGTGGAGGAGTTCGGCTGGGACGCGGTCGCGCGCCGCACGGTCCGGCTCTACGAGGAGATCCTCAAGCGGGCTTGA
- a CDS encoding GNAT family N-acetyltransferase, translating into MLIREATADDWPLIWPFWHRIVAAGETYAWDPDTSEEDARALWTSPAKRVYVAEDDAGAVVASAYLTPNYGGPAARIANAGFMVDPDRAGRGTGRALAEYVLDAARADGYRGMVFNAVVETNPAVRLWTSLGFTILGTVPDAFDHPRDGRVGLHIMYRAL; encoded by the coding sequence ATGCTGATCAGGGAAGCCACCGCCGACGACTGGCCGCTCATCTGGCCCTTCTGGCACCGCATCGTCGCCGCCGGCGAGACCTACGCCTGGGACCCGGACACCTCCGAGGAGGACGCCCGGGCCCTGTGGACGAGCCCCGCCAAACGCGTCTACGTCGCCGAGGACGACGCCGGTGCCGTCGTCGCCTCCGCCTACCTCACCCCCAACTACGGCGGCCCCGCCGCCCGCATCGCCAACGCCGGCTTCATGGTCGACCCCGACCGGGCCGGACGCGGCACCGGCCGGGCCCTCGCCGAGTACGTCCTGGACGCCGCCAGGGCCGACGGATACCGGGGCATGGTCTTCAACGCCGTCGTCGAGACCAACCCGGCCGTCCGGCTGTGGACCTCCCTCGGCTTCACGATCCTCGGCACGGTCCCGGACGCCTTCGACCACCCGCGGGACGGGCGGGTCGGCCTGCACATCATGTACCGCGCCCTGTAG
- a CDS encoding GH92 family glycosyl hydrolase, whose amino-acid sequence MRGTRRLRLCVAGVVAASALLTAPAAQAAPTADQNLTDLVNPFIGTENEGNTYPGAAVPFGMVQFSPDTGHNTGYDHSDTRIRGFSLVHLSGVGCGLGGDLPVLPTTGDVTETDYAKYAASFSHEDEEASPGYYRVGLDSGVEAELTATERTGVQRYTFPATDKANVLLNAGQSLHKNISTKVEVLDSRTVRTAITGSGFCQDTKPYTVYTITRFDRPFASHGTWDDGTVTAGAKSGGDGAYVRFDTTKDRTVEATTALSYVDARGAALNLRAEGGHSFDSVRRGADRTWEKRLDDVRVRGGDDTLRRTFYSSLYRSFLAPNVGSDVDGRYTGWDQEIHRAKGFTYYQNWSLWDTYRTQSQLLALLAPREARDMAISVIKIDEESGWLPKWGYGTVETNIMTGDPVTPFLTNAYQQGLLHGWEEKAYRALRKNADGVPPADSPAVGREANREYLADGFAPYVKGRPHAKPGDSDYDHGASATLEYALSDAMLSRMARDLGHDADAKRYAERAQSYRNVFDPSTGFFRARDAEGAFTGPADPAQSEGFHEGTSWQYQWLVPQDLPGMIDLIGGTEAANERLDSFFAYDQLLADPAKTAREVWVNGPYDYYNADKYNPQNEPDLIAPYTYLSTGQPWKTTDVVHAALTLFTDTPTGMTGNDDLGTMSAWNVLSSIGIFPIQPGYDTWGLSTPVFDRVDLTLDRRYYPRGALTITAPGTSDTDRYVQSARTDGSAYARTWLTTDALRSVRSLAFTVGPQPSGWGTGAEAVPPPLT is encoded by the coding sequence ATGAGAGGCACCCGGCGTCTGCGGCTGTGCGTGGCCGGGGTGGTGGCAGCGTCCGCGCTGCTCACCGCCCCGGCGGCGCAGGCCGCCCCGACGGCCGACCAGAACCTGACCGACCTCGTCAACCCGTTCATCGGGACGGAGAACGAGGGCAACACCTACCCCGGCGCCGCCGTGCCCTTCGGCATGGTGCAGTTCTCGCCGGACACCGGCCACAACACCGGCTACGACCACTCCGACACCCGCATCCGCGGCTTCTCCCTGGTCCACCTCTCGGGTGTCGGCTGCGGTCTCGGCGGCGACCTGCCGGTGCTGCCGACCACCGGGGACGTCACCGAGACGGACTACGCGAAGTACGCCGCCTCCTTCAGCCACGAGGACGAGGAGGCGAGCCCCGGCTACTACCGGGTCGGCCTCGACTCCGGCGTCGAGGCGGAGCTGACCGCCACCGAGCGCACCGGGGTGCAGCGCTACACCTTCCCGGCCACCGACAAGGCCAACGTCCTGCTCAACGCCGGCCAGTCGCTGCACAAGAACATCTCCACCAAGGTCGAGGTCCTCGACAGCCGCACCGTGCGCACCGCGATCACCGGCAGCGGCTTCTGCCAGGACACGAAGCCGTACACCGTCTACACGATCACCCGCTTCGACCGGCCCTTCGCCTCCCACGGCACCTGGGACGACGGCACCGTGACCGCGGGCGCGAAGAGCGGCGGCGACGGCGCCTACGTCCGCTTCGACACCACGAAGGACCGCACCGTCGAGGCCACCACCGCGCTGTCCTACGTGGACGCGCGCGGCGCCGCGCTCAACCTGCGCGCCGAGGGCGGGCACTCCTTCGACTCCGTGCGCCGCGGTGCCGACCGCACCTGGGAGAAGCGGCTGGACGACGTCCGGGTCCGGGGCGGCGACGACACCCTGCGCCGCACCTTCTACTCGTCCCTGTACCGGTCCTTCCTGGCGCCGAACGTCGGCAGCGACGTCGACGGCCGCTACACCGGCTGGGACCAGGAGATCCACCGCGCCAAGGGCTTCACGTACTACCAGAACTGGTCCCTGTGGGACACCTACCGCACCCAGTCCCAGCTCCTCGCCCTGCTCGCACCCCGCGAGGCCCGGGACATGGCGATCTCCGTCATCAAGATCGACGAGGAGAGCGGCTGGCTGCCCAAGTGGGGCTACGGCACCGTCGAGACCAACATCATGACGGGCGACCCGGTGACCCCCTTCCTCACCAACGCCTACCAGCAGGGCCTGCTGCACGGCTGGGAGGAGAAGGCCTACCGGGCGCTGAGGAAGAACGCGGACGGTGTCCCGCCCGCCGATTCGCCGGCCGTCGGACGGGAGGCCAACCGCGAGTACCTCGCCGACGGCTTCGCGCCGTACGTCAAGGGCCGCCCGCACGCCAAGCCGGGCGACTCCGACTACGACCACGGGGCCTCCGCGACCCTGGAGTACGCCCTGTCCGACGCCATGCTCTCCCGCATGGCCCGCGACCTCGGCCACGACGCGGACGCGAAGCGGTACGCCGAGCGCGCCCAGAGCTACCGCAACGTCTTCGACCCCTCGACCGGCTTCTTCCGCGCCCGCGACGCCGAGGGCGCCTTCACCGGACCGGCCGACCCGGCGCAGAGCGAGGGCTTCCACGAGGGGACGTCCTGGCAGTACCAGTGGCTGGTGCCGCAGGACCTGCCCGGCATGATCGACCTCATCGGCGGGACCGAGGCCGCGAACGAGCGGCTCGACTCCTTCTTCGCCTACGACCAGCTCCTCGCCGACCCGGCGAAGACCGCCCGCGAGGTGTGGGTCAACGGGCCGTACGACTACTACAACGCCGACAAGTACAACCCGCAGAACGAACCCGACCTCATCGCCCCGTACACCTACCTGTCGACCGGGCAGCCCTGGAAGACGACCGACGTGGTGCACGCGGCGCTCACCCTGTTCACGGACACGCCGACCGGCATGACCGGAAACGACGACCTCGGGACCATGTCCGCCTGGAACGTCCTGTCCTCGATCGGGATCTTCCCGATCCAGCCCGGCTACGACACCTGGGGCCTGTCCACCCCGGTCTTCGACCGCGTCGACCTCACCCTCGACCGCCGCTACTACCCGCGCGGCGCCCTGACGATCACCGCGCCCGGCACCTCGGACACCGACCGGTACGTCCAGTCGGCCCGCACCGACGGCTCGGCCTACGCCCGGACGTGGCTGACGACGGACGCACTGCGCTCCGTGCGGTCGCTCGCCTTCACGGTCGGCCCGCAGCCGTCCGGGTGGGGTACCGGGGCAGAGGCGGTGCCGCCGCCGCTGACCTGA
- a CDS encoding WS/DGAT/MGAT family O-acyltransferase, whose protein sequence is MTPDPLAPLDLAFWNIESAEHPMHLGALGVFEADSPTAGALAADLLAARAPAVPGLRMRIRDTWQPPLALRRPFAFGGAMREPDPRFDPLDHVRLHAPATDFHARAGRLMERPLERGRPPWEAHVLPGADGGSFAVLFKFHHALADGLRALTLAAGVLDPMDLPAPRPRPEQPPRGLLPDVRALPDRLRGALSDAGRALDIGAAAALSTLDVRSSPALTAASSGTRRTAGVSVDLDDVHHVRKTTGGTVNDVLIAVVAGALRRWLDERGDGSEGVAPRALIPVSKRRPRSAHPQGNRLSGYLMRLPVGDPDPLARLGTVRAAMDRNKDAGPGRGAGAVALLADHVPALGHRLGGPLVSGAARLWFDLLVTSVPLPSLGLRLGGHPLTEVYPLAPLARGHSLAVAVSTYRGRVHYGLLADAKAVPDLDRLAVAVAEEVETLLTACRS, encoded by the coding sequence TTGACTCCCGATCCGCTCGCTCCCCTCGACCTGGCGTTCTGGAACATCGAGTCCGCCGAGCACCCCATGCACCTGGGCGCGCTCGGCGTCTTCGAGGCCGACTCGCCCACCGCGGGCGCGCTCGCGGCGGACCTGCTCGCGGCCCGTGCCCCCGCGGTCCCCGGACTGCGGATGAGGATCCGGGACACCTGGCAGCCGCCGCTGGCCCTGCGCCGGCCGTTCGCGTTCGGCGGCGCGATGCGCGAGCCCGACCCCCGCTTCGACCCGCTCGACCACGTGCGGCTGCACGCCCCGGCCACCGACTTCCACGCCCGGGCCGGACGCCTCATGGAGCGCCCCCTGGAGCGCGGACGGCCCCCGTGGGAGGCGCACGTACTGCCGGGCGCGGACGGCGGGTCCTTCGCCGTGCTGTTCAAGTTCCACCACGCCCTGGCCGACGGTCTGCGCGCCCTGACCCTGGCCGCGGGCGTCCTGGACCCGATGGACCTGCCGGCGCCCCGGCCCCGCCCCGAGCAGCCGCCGCGCGGACTCCTGCCGGACGTGCGCGCCCTGCCCGACCGGCTGCGCGGCGCCCTGTCCGACGCCGGGCGCGCCCTGGACATCGGCGCCGCCGCGGCACTGTCCACCCTCGACGTGCGTTCCTCGCCCGCGCTCACCGCCGCGTCCTCCGGGACCCGCCGGACCGCGGGGGTGTCCGTCGACCTCGACGACGTGCACCACGTCCGCAAGACCACCGGCGGCACCGTCAACGACGTACTGATCGCGGTCGTCGCGGGCGCCCTGCGCCGCTGGCTGGACGAACGCGGCGACGGCAGCGAGGGCGTCGCGCCCCGCGCCCTGATCCCCGTCTCCAAGCGCCGCCCGCGCAGCGCCCACCCACAGGGCAACCGGCTCTCCGGGTACCTGATGAGGCTTCCGGTCGGCGACCCCGACCCGCTCGCCCGCCTCGGCACGGTCCGCGCCGCCATGGACCGCAACAAGGACGCCGGGCCCGGACGCGGCGCCGGAGCCGTCGCCCTGCTCGCCGACCACGTCCCGGCGCTCGGCCACCGGCTCGGCGGACCACTGGTCTCCGGGGCCGCCCGGCTCTGGTTCGACCTCCTGGTCACCAGCGTCCCCCTGCCCAGCCTCGGACTGCGGCTGGGCGGCCACCCGCTCACCGAGGTCTATCCACTGGCCCCGCTGGCCCGCGGCCACTCCCTGGCGGTGGCCGTCTCGACGTACCGCGGACGGGTCCACTACGGCCTGCTGGCCGACGCGAAGGCGGTGCCGGACCTCGACCGGCTCGCCGTGGCGGTGGCCGAGGAGGTGGAGACGTTGCTCACGGCGTGCCGTTCCTGA
- a CDS encoding SDR family NAD(P)-dependent oxidoreductase → MTVTQDGAATTDEVAASAYGPGIDPERLALCLDVLKELDELDVDHPDAIAVRRATSHIYRTVKQRRRQERRAAKTAHDKAVTEATATGSAERIDDETEGLLPSSRTEQGTIAGILQRPRSCYICKQRYTEVDYFYHQLCQDCAAENRARRDARADLTGKRALLTGGRAKIGMYIALRLLRDGAHTTITTRFPKDAIRRFKAMDDSADWLHRLEVVGIDLRDPAQAVALAEQVTAEGPLDILINNATQTVRRLPSAYAALVEGESAPLPAGELPAHQVIGAFNSGAVDGLAALPLGASGLDAQQVADLALVAGNASVVRHREGTAIDAGGLVPDVVDSNTWVQTIEQISPVELLETQLCNYTSPFILISALRAAMADAARKAPAGRAYVVNVSAMEGVFARGYKGAGHPNTNAAKAAMNMVTRTSAQEMFDTDRILMTSVDTGWITDERPHYDKLRLADEGFHAPLDLIDGAARVYDPIVRGEAGEDLYGVFLKDYAPGKW, encoded by the coding sequence ATGACGGTGACACAGGACGGTGCGGCGACCACGGACGAGGTGGCGGCGTCCGCGTACGGCCCCGGCATCGACCCCGAACGGCTGGCGCTCTGCCTCGACGTACTGAAGGAACTCGACGAGCTGGACGTCGACCACCCCGACGCGATCGCGGTCCGCCGGGCCACCTCGCACATCTACCGCACGGTCAAGCAGCGCCGCCGCCAGGAGCGCCGCGCCGCCAAGACCGCCCACGACAAGGCGGTCACCGAGGCCACCGCCACCGGGTCCGCCGAGCGCATCGACGACGAGACCGAGGGACTGCTGCCCTCCTCGCGCACCGAGCAGGGCACGATCGCCGGAATACTCCAGCGGCCCCGCTCCTGCTACATCTGCAAGCAGCGCTACACCGAGGTCGACTACTTCTACCACCAGCTCTGCCAGGACTGCGCCGCCGAGAACCGGGCCCGCCGCGACGCCCGCGCCGACCTCACCGGCAAGCGCGCGCTGCTCACCGGCGGCCGCGCCAAGATCGGCATGTACATCGCGCTCAGGCTGCTGCGCGACGGCGCGCACACCACGATCACCACCCGTTTCCCCAAGGACGCCATCCGCCGCTTCAAGGCGATGGACGACTCCGCGGACTGGCTGCACCGCCTGGAGGTCGTCGGCATCGACCTGCGCGACCCCGCCCAGGCCGTGGCCCTCGCCGAGCAGGTCACCGCGGAGGGCCCGCTCGACATCCTGATCAACAACGCCACCCAGACCGTGCGCCGCCTGCCCTCCGCGTACGCCGCGCTGGTCGAGGGCGAGAGCGCCCCGCTGCCCGCCGGTGAACTGCCCGCGCACCAGGTCATCGGGGCCTTCAACTCCGGTGCGGTGGACGGCCTGGCCGCGCTGCCGCTGGGCGCCTCGGGGCTCGACGCGCAGCAGGTGGCCGACCTCGCCCTGGTCGCCGGCAACGCCAGCGTGGTCCGGCACCGCGAGGGCACCGCCATCGACGCGGGCGGGCTGGTGCCCGACGTCGTCGACTCCAACACCTGGGTCCAGACCATCGAGCAGATCTCCCCGGTGGAACTGCTGGAGACCCAGCTGTGCAACTACACGTCGCCGTTCATCCTCATCAGCGCGCTGCGCGCGGCCATGGCCGACGCCGCGCGCAAGGCGCCCGCCGGGCGGGCCTACGTCGTCAACGTCTCGGCGATGGAGGGCGTGTTCGCCCGCGGCTACAAGGGCGCCGGTCACCCGAACACCAACGCGGCCAAGGCCGCCATGAACATGGTGACCCGGACCAGCGCCCAGGAGATGTTCGACACCGACCGGATCCTGATGACCTCCGTCGACACCGGCTGGATCACCGACGAGCGTCCTCACTACGACAAGCTGCGCCTGGCCGACGAGGGCTTCCACGCCCCGCTCGACCTGATCGACGGCGCCGCCCGCGTCTACGACCCCATCGTGCGCGGCGAGGCGGGCGAGGACCTGTACGGCGTCTTCCTCAAGGACTACGCGCCCGGCAAGTGGTGA